A part of Carassius auratus strain Wakin unplaced genomic scaffold, ASM336829v1 scaf_tig00002951, whole genome shotgun sequence genomic DNA contains:
- the LOC113070054 gene encoding interleukin-12 subunit beta, with amino-acid sequence MLLRFNTTSVKGKRRESPQGLKMNKPIFVILQAVLQLAGSTSLRTIKPNVVALEVSDLSSIEVSLHCGEQYKGDQICWEMDGESISETGNHITVMIDGLRGGNFTCHRPNRELLNYTLLLVHPVEFPKGGVLIESSDREFISCTARNYDGQFHCSWKWHQNRNQRSVVYFTAIRNSSLINCTLDTDISGLTCIDQDYCPYSEESRSINLTLFVRNLYRLEEHHKTFLIHDIVKPDKVSITKIQDDVFEWDPPETWSLPCSFFPLSYEVKVVPNNHSCDYKGSRVGKNETNQTNYNVKYKKTYTFCVRAQDPLTKNVWGDWSHYHQRKHWHTSEI; translated from the exons atgttgCTCAGGTTCAATACTACTTCAGTAAAAGGGAAGAGGAGAGAGTCACCACAAGGTCTCAAG atgaaCAAGCCTATCTTTGTTATTCTTCAAGCGGTCCTTCAGTTGGCAGGCAGCACTTCACTTAGGACCATCAAGCCAAATG TTGTGGCTTTGGAGGTATCCGATCTGTCCAGCATTGAGGTATCGCTGCATTGTGGAGAGCAATATAAAGGAGATCAAATTTGCTGGGAGATGGATGGGGAGAGCATCTCTGAGACAGGAAACCACATCACTGTTATGATAGATGGGCTGCGTGGGGGAAACTTCACATGTCACAGACCAAACAGAGAACTTCTGAATTACACACTCCTACTAGTCCATCCAGTTGAGTTTCCTAAAGGAGGAGTTCTTATAGAATCTAGTGACAGAG AATTCATTTCTTGCACTGCAAGAAACTATGATGGACAATTTCATTGCTCTTGGAAATGGCATCAGAATCGGAATCAAAGATCTGTGGTATATTTCACGGCAATCCG AAATTCTAGTCTCATCAACTGCACTCTGGACACTGATATATCTGGGCTGACTTGTATTGACCAGGATTACTGTCCTTACTCCGAGGAATCTAGAAGCATCAACCTCACGCTGTTTGTCAGAAATCTGTATAGGCTGGAGGAGCACCACAAGACTTTCCTCATCCATGACATTG TTAAGCCAGATAAAGTTAGTATCACCAAGATCCAAGACGATGTATTTGAGTGGGACCCCCCTGAAACGTGGAGTTTGCCCTGCAGTTTCTTTCCCCTCTCCTATGAAGTGAAAGTGGTTCCCAACAATCACAGCTGTGACTACAAAGGAAGTCGTGTCGGA AAAAATGAAACCAACCAGACAAATTACAAtgtgaaatacaaaaaaacatatacattctGCGTCAGAGCACAGGACCCACTAACAAAAAATGTTTGGGGTGACTGGAGTCACTATCATCA GAGAAAACACTGGCACACCTCAGAAATATAA